A window of Eubacteriaceae bacterium ES3 contains these coding sequences:
- a CDS encoding ATP-binding protein, with amino-acid sequence MKTNRKANALLLSRQRAYYNQRRLKQEHNEEKYPELNELHQQLNSLGIRLMKETATQNPEMVETIRKEMTLTDTRIQTYLKDHKIEPLSEYYCPLCKDKGFINHHICQCLADCILETSSLESDFKNAALNQRFDCFDLKLYSEEALKEGGLSPRQNAKKIFDSMTWYSDNFSRIKTSLLFTGPPGIGKTFTSNCITNALMEKGYSIIYITAAHLVATVQDQLFRDKKSQLEVFKPFSLCDLLIIDDLGAEHLSDYGQKQLYEVIDGRLNNQQNMIISTNLSVEKIREIYDERLSSRITGNFTVYPFIGDDIRLLKKRGAR; translated from the coding sequence ATGAAAACTAACAGAAAAGCCAATGCCCTTTTATTAAGCCGACAACGTGCCTACTACAACCAAAGACGACTGAAGCAGGAACATAATGAAGAAAAATACCCAGAACTAAACGAACTCCATCAGCAGTTAAATAGTCTGGGGATCAGATTAATGAAAGAAACCGCTACACAAAATCCTGAAATGGTCGAAACAATCAGGAAGGAAATGACGCTTACCGATACTCGCATTCAAACCTATCTGAAAGACCATAAAATTGAACCACTTTCTGAGTATTACTGCCCATTGTGTAAAGATAAAGGTTTTATAAACCACCATATTTGTCAGTGTCTTGCCGACTGTATTTTAGAAACCAGTTCTTTAGAAAGCGATTTTAAGAATGCTGCTCTTAATCAGCGTTTTGATTGCTTCGATTTAAAACTCTATTCAGAAGAAGCACTTAAAGAAGGCGGACTAAGTCCTCGCCAAAACGCCAAGAAAATTTTTGACAGCATGACCTGGTATAGTGATAATTTCTCACGAATAAAAACCAGCCTGCTATTTACCGGACCACCTGGAATTGGAAAAACCTTCACTTCCAATTGTATAACCAATGCTCTAATGGAAAAGGGCTACAGTATCATTTATATCACTGCTGCCCATCTGGTTGCAACAGTTCAAGACCAGCTATTTCGTGATAAAAAAAGCCAACTGGAGGTTTTTAAACCCTTTTCCTTGTGCGACCTTTTAATTATTGATGATCTGGGCGCTGAACATTTATCTGACTACGGTCAGAAACAGCTTTATGAGGTTATCGACGGACGACTGAATAATCAGCAGAATATGATTATTTCCACTAATCTCTCAGTCGAAAAAATCAGAGAAATTTATGATGAACGCCTATCTTCAAGAATTACTGGTAATTTTACCGTTTATCCCTTTATCGGAGACGATATCCGTCTGCTTAAAAAACGAGGTGCCCGCTAA
- a CDS encoding G5 domain-containing protein codes for MRENFNKFSNTGKMVLKALTTGILTTSLIGVTGTFVLAKEVTISVDEQETVISGKLFENVGSVLENHGIEVTDDYTLNVDSDTFLVAVDEIEVTRKNTGKLRVDGRVIFYDTGAQTVADLLEEQGITLADLDRVEPSKDESLSDVSEVDVIRVEVGELPETLSVPYKTVELENENLEQGARQVVQQGENGTKSVVERVLYENNEEVLRVTTSEIVTKEAVDEIVEFGTKVVEATPDVVVSDDVASEAVPETVAPVVTEDKTQTAEKPAAVEETPADNMGSAAGIPEEAVKMTLNCTAYTATGNATASGVMPTANHTIAAWSGLPFGTKVYIPALNTTFTVEDRGGAVTAGIIDIYMDTYEQCIQFGRQNLEAYIVYP; via the coding sequence ATGAGAGAGAATTTTAATAAATTTAGTAATACCGGGAAAATGGTACTTAAAGCCCTAACAACTGGTATCCTGACAACCAGTCTAATTGGGGTAACAGGGACCTTTGTACTGGCTAAAGAAGTAACCATTTCTGTTGATGAACAGGAAACTGTCATTAGCGGAAAACTTTTCGAAAATGTTGGCAGTGTTCTTGAAAACCATGGTATTGAAGTTACGGATGACTACACTTTAAATGTCGATTCCGATACTTTTCTGGTGGCTGTTGATGAAATTGAAGTAACACGAAAAAATACCGGAAAACTGAGAGTGGACGGTCGCGTGATTTTTTATGACACTGGCGCCCAAACAGTGGCTGACTTGCTCGAAGAACAGGGGATTACGCTTGCGGACCTGGATCGGGTTGAACCTTCAAAGGATGAGTCATTATCAGACGTCTCAGAAGTAGATGTGATTCGCGTCGAAGTCGGAGAGCTGCCTGAAACCCTGAGTGTTCCTTACAAAACGGTTGAACTGGAAAATGAAAACCTGGAACAGGGAGCAAGACAAGTGGTTCAGCAAGGCGAGAATGGTACTAAATCGGTTGTAGAACGTGTTTTGTATGAAAATAATGAAGAAGTTTTACGCGTAACTACCTCGGAGATCGTTACCAAAGAAGCGGTCGATGAAATTGTTGAATTCGGAACCAAAGTTGTTGAAGCTACTCCAGATGTTGTTGTTTCAGATGATGTAGCTTCGGAGGCTGTTCCGGAAACAGTTGCGCCAGTGGTTACTGAAGATAAGACCCAGACAGCTGAAAAACCGGCAGCAGTAGAAGAAACACCTGCCGATAATATGGGTTCTGCAGCGGGAATCCCTGAAGAGGCAGTGAAAATGACCTTAAACTGTACTGCTTACACCGCGACAGGAAATGCCACTGCATCAGGTGTAATGCCGACGGCTAATCATACGATTGCTGCCTGGAGCGGACTACCTTTTGGGACAAAAGTGTATATTCCAGCGCTCAATACGACCTTCACGGTTGAAGACCGGGGTGGCGCTGTTACAGCAGGAATTATTGATATCTATATGGATACATACGAACAGTGTATTCAGTTTGGTCGACAAAATCTGGAAGCCTATATCGTTTATCCTTAA
- a CDS encoding tRNA1(Val) (adenine(37)-N6)-methyltransferase has translation MDNYKNERLEDLGLKGLKIIQNPDFFCFGMDAVLLSWFSTKEIKKNLKILDLGTGTGIIPLLIYGKSQNCLIDGLEIQAALVEMAQRSIKFNGLCEQIRIIQGDLKNINEGILPNTYDVVVSNPPYMRGSGGLKNERQTKTISRHEVACTLEDVIVTSKRVLKDHGRLYLVHRPERLNDIFFLMRQYGLEVKQLQMVHTKIDKEANLVLIEGRKSGKPGLVVNPPLIVYNDDGEYSEELRRIYGF, from the coding sequence GTGGATAACTACAAAAATGAGCGACTTGAAGACTTGGGGTTAAAAGGGCTAAAAATTATTCAGAATCCGGATTTTTTTTGTTTTGGTATGGATGCGGTACTTTTATCATGGTTTTCAACAAAGGAAATAAAAAAAAATCTAAAAATACTTGATCTTGGAACAGGTACTGGGATTATACCATTACTGATCTATGGAAAATCTCAAAATTGTCTGATTGATGGACTGGAGATTCAGGCAGCCCTGGTTGAAATGGCACAGCGTAGTATCAAATTCAATGGTCTTTGTGAACAAATTAGAATTATTCAGGGAGATCTCAAAAACATCAATGAAGGTATTTTACCAAATACTTATGATGTAGTGGTCAGTAATCCGCCCTATATGCGTGGCAGCGGAGGTCTGAAGAATGAGCGGCAAACAAAGACGATTTCCAGGCATGAAGTAGCCTGTACACTTGAGGATGTGATTGTGACCAGTAAGCGGGTATTAAAAGATCATGGCCGTTTGTACCTGGTACACCGACCAGAACGATTGAATGATATTTTTTTCTTGATGCGACAGTATGGATTAGAGGTGAAACAATTACAGATGGTCCATACAAAAATTGACAAGGAAGCAAATCTTGTTTTGATTGAGGGAAGAAAGAGCGGAAAACCTGGTCTTGTGGTTAATCCGCCCCTGATAGTTTATAATGATGATGGAGAGTATTCAGAAGAACTCAGGCGGATTTACGGATTTTAG
- a CDS encoding DUF4956 domain-containing protein, with translation MLDTILSSVVDETLTLGTTLSVLFSALALGLLISIVYIKTRGKEGYSPGFTITLIMLPTIIAIIILLVGNNVARAFSLAGAFSLIRFRSAPGDPIDIAYVFFTLGIGLACGMGYIFYGVVFAIVLCCVMILLSITRFGHPKNSKMQLKITVPEDLDYQDNFNDILEDYTDSYRINKVKTCDFGSLFEVFYSIQLKNSVNQKEFIDRLRCRNGNLTIVLNLDIPEEKVFI, from the coding sequence ATGTTAGATACTATTTTATCATCTGTTGTCGATGAAACCCTTACCCTAGGGACAACACTTTCCGTTCTCTTTTCTGCACTGGCGCTAGGGCTTTTAATCAGCATCGTTTATATTAAAACCCGCGGTAAGGAAGGCTATTCACCAGGCTTCACCATTACACTAATTATGCTGCCAACCATTATCGCAATCATTATTCTGCTTGTTGGCAATAACGTCGCAAGGGCTTTCAGTTTGGCGGGCGCATTTAGTCTGATCCGATTTCGAAGTGCCCCTGGCGACCCTATTGATATAGCCTATGTTTTCTTTACTCTAGGTATTGGTTTAGCTTGTGGAATGGGCTATATTTTCTACGGCGTTGTCTTTGCGATTGTTTTATGCTGTGTCATGATCCTCTTAAGCATTACTCGTTTTGGGCATCCTAAGAACTCAAAAATGCAGCTTAAAATCACAGTCCCCGAAGACCTTGATTACCAGGACAATTTTAACGACATCCTTGAAGACTATACTGATTCTTATCGCATTAACAAAGTTAAAACCTGTGATTTCGGCTCACTATTTGAAGTTTTTTACAGTATTCAATTAAAAAACAGTGTAAATCAAAAAGAATTTATCGACCGCCTCCGCTGTCGTAATGGTAACCTGACCATTGTTCTAAATCTGGATATCCCAGAAGAAAAAGTATTTATTTAA
- a CDS encoding HAMP domain-containing sensor histidine kinase encodes MIITNPFSDSPKKPRNISVKWKIFLFLLGFCGLLLVLLWLFQVVFLNNFYKSIKINEIKTAATTIEESINDEDLTSLIYSISHNNEICIELLDQEGEIIYSSHVLKNCIIHAHEGFEEDGLPGKVKNNDGELYQFFSQTMAELAAAEGIDLDAPPDSSENGSDYNQDSQNIEDESDQKTLPDDKHEGQNSIIYSKNIYDSQGSQYTLVLNSVISPVDATVNTLRVQLYYITGFMIFFSVILALILSKWISRPIEAINESAKVLATGDYSATFSGKGYKEITELSDTLNYTAKELSQVERLRQELIANISHDLRTPLTLISGYAEAMRDLPDENTPENAQIIVDETHRLTTLVNDVMDISKYQSGNYAVHMQPYNLTKSLSNTISRMNKLLQKDGYQIIFEANQDVTVIGDETRISQAFYNLVINAINYTGHDKSVTVVQQLISDQSQPLVKIEINDTGEGIEKDDLPYIWERYYKIDKTHKRAVTGTGLGLSIVRSIIEMHQGQYGVDSTVGQGSSFWFTLKTEI; translated from the coding sequence ATGATTATCACAAATCCATTTAGTGATTCTCCAAAAAAACCGCGAAATATCAGCGTTAAGTGGAAAATATTTTTGTTTCTTCTTGGTTTTTGCGGCCTGCTGCTGGTTCTGCTTTGGCTGTTTCAGGTCGTTTTCCTAAACAATTTTTACAAATCCATTAAAATCAATGAAATCAAAACCGCTGCCACAACAATCGAGGAAAGCATTAACGATGAAGACCTGACTTCGCTTATTTATTCAATATCCCATAATAATGAAATCTGCATTGAACTGCTTGATCAGGAAGGAGAAATTATTTATTCCTCTCATGTCCTGAAAAACTGTATTATTCACGCCCATGAGGGTTTCGAAGAAGACGGCCTGCCAGGAAAAGTAAAAAACAACGATGGTGAACTCTATCAGTTTTTTTCTCAAACCATGGCTGAACTTGCTGCAGCAGAAGGTATTGACTTGGATGCTCCTCCTGATTCAAGTGAAAATGGTTCAGACTATAACCAGGATTCTCAAAACATCGAGGACGAATCTGACCAAAAAACTTTACCGGATGATAAACATGAGGGGCAAAATTCAATTATTTATTCTAAAAACATTTATGATTCACAAGGCTCTCAGTATACACTTGTTCTAAATTCGGTTATTTCACCTGTTGACGCTACTGTTAATACTTTGCGGGTACAACTATACTATATTACGGGATTTATGATTTTCTTTTCAGTCATTCTAGCTTTGATTCTATCGAAATGGATATCTCGTCCTATTGAGGCCATTAATGAGAGTGCTAAAGTTTTAGCTACCGGCGATTATTCAGCCACTTTTTCAGGGAAAGGATATAAGGAAATTACCGAACTCTCCGATACCTTGAATTATACCGCAAAAGAACTCTCGCAGGTGGAGCGGCTCCGCCAGGAATTAATTGCCAATATTTCCCATGACTTGCGTACCCCTTTAACTTTAATTAGCGGTTATGCCGAAGCCATGCGGGATCTGCCTGATGAAAACACACCGGAAAATGCACAAATCATCGTGGATGAAACCCATCGTCTAACCACCCTGGTCAATGATGTAATGGATATTTCAAAATATCAGTCTGGCAATTATGCCGTCCATATGCAACCATACAATTTAACCAAAAGTCTGTCTAATACAATCAGCCGAATGAACAAACTGCTTCAAAAAGACGGATATCAGATTATTTTCGAGGCGAATCAGGACGTTACCGTCATTGGAGACGAAACCCGCATTTCCCAGGCCTTCTATAATCTGGTTATCAATGCCATTAACTATACCGGTCATGATAAAAGCGTTACTGTCGTTCAGCAGTTAATCTCAGATCAGTCTCAACCTTTAGTTAAAATCGAAATCAACGATACTGGCGAAGGGATCGAAAAGGATGATCTTCCCTATATCTGGGAACGCTATTACAAAATTGACAAAACCCATAAACGGGCAGTTACCGGGACAGGATTGGGCTTATCCATTGTCCGTTCAATCATTGAAATGCACCAGGGCCAATACGGTGTAGATTCCACAGTTGGTCAAGGCTCCAGTTTCTGGTTCACCCTGAAAACTGAAATTTAA
- a CDS encoding diguanylate cyclase, with the protein MEKKTIDVSLQNEKLNNILHKKQDLEATIEDYEKRIDEKISSLVADGFIPEKGHVSENIIELEESAPVVQPIIEQEQEDVFANIDLTDDAALDQAVLKSKPVSYLPESSQEPSFNESLIFSVSDDEDLNPEILPENEHAEVNFALEEPTTEVTAAPAEQASVTLTEAESSNEQSEKLLEPEQEQTENSEIFETEKPKQNRKVKEKRTDSNPLLQPKIQDILLPAVLFILGIVACSVYFIGFSSNFSFIDYSILFILLTCLIFTIALPYSASIFFMVFITVGYGLFIIFSTLYIKIPLAAYQFGWFLLIPLTLTGSALLVKRIREVFLFKKELENQISSYDSMESSPGLTAEKAYYKDLKQAMERASKNETVLVLELLAIPHLSTLRSINGSRLWDEILFKTLKIIKRHCYSSHLIYILEGNVFSIIMENTSGKNQALINQEIQNEFKQLLVSYDSIDDDSGVELKIISVPYSREISNPFDYRALLFKHLEQ; encoded by the coding sequence ATGGAAAAAAAGACAATTGATGTCAGCCTCCAGAATGAAAAACTGAATAATATCCTTCATAAGAAACAGGATCTGGAAGCTACCATCGAAGATTATGAAAAAAGAATCGATGAAAAAATATCTTCCCTGGTTGCTGATGGCTTTATTCCAGAAAAAGGTCATGTTTCTGAAAATATCATTGAACTTGAGGAATCAGCTCCTGTCGTTCAGCCCATTATTGAACAGGAGCAGGAAGATGTTTTCGCAAATATTGATTTGACCGATGATGCCGCTCTTGACCAGGCTGTTTTGAAATCCAAACCAGTCTCTTATCTGCCCGAAAGCTCCCAAGAGCCCAGCTTTAACGAAAGTCTGATCTTTTCTGTCTCCGATGATGAAGATCTCAATCCTGAAATCCTGCCAGAAAATGAACATGCAGAAGTCAATTTTGCTCTCGAAGAACCAACAACAGAGGTAACAGCCGCTCCTGCAGAACAGGCTTCTGTTACTCTGACCGAAGCAGAATCTTCGAATGAACAATCAGAAAAGCTTCTTGAGCCGGAACAGGAGCAGACAGAAAACTCCGAAATTTTTGAAACAGAAAAGCCTAAGCAGAATCGAAAAGTCAAAGAAAAAAGAACGGACTCCAATCCATTACTACAACCTAAAATTCAGGATATCCTTTTACCTGCTGTTCTATTCATTTTAGGAATTGTTGCCTGTTCCGTCTATTTTATTGGCTTCTCAAGCAACTTCAGTTTTATAGATTACAGTATTTTGTTTATTCTACTGACCTGCTTAATCTTTACCATTGCCCTGCCATACAGTGCCAGTATCTTTTTTATGGTATTTATCACCGTAGGGTACGGCCTATTTATCATCTTTTCAACCCTCTATATCAAGATACCGCTAGCGGCATATCAATTCGGATGGTTCTTACTGATTCCGCTGACTCTGACCGGTAGTGCCCTATTGGTTAAACGCATCCGGGAAGTATTTCTCTTTAAGAAAGAACTGGAAAACCAGATTTCTTCTTATGACAGTATGGAAAGCAGTCCCGGACTTACTGCTGAAAAGGCTTATTACAAGGACCTCAAACAAGCCATGGAACGGGCTTCAAAGAATGAAACAGTGCTGGTATTGGAACTACTGGCGATTCCCCATCTTAGTACCTTGCGTTCCATCAACGGTTCAAGATTGTGGGACGAAATCCTTTTTAAAACCCTGAAAATCATCAAAAGGCACTGCTATAGTTCACACCTGATTTATATCCTGGAAGGTAATGTATTCAGCATTATTATGGAAAATACTTCCGGTAAAAACCAGGCGTTAATCAACCAGGAAATTCAAAATGAATTTAAGCAACTGCTCGTCTCCTATGACAGCATTGATGATGACAGCGGCGTTGAGCTGAAAATTATTTCTGTTCCGTATTCCCGCGAAATCAGTAACCCCTTTGATTATCGGGCCCTTCTATTCAAACATCTGGAACAATAA
- a CDS encoding polyphosphate polymerase domain-containing protein, with protein sequence MVIKTFKRYEKKYQLTVSQYEQLLPILLKEMEPDLYTKENQFYSIYNIYFDTPQYDLIRHSLSKPYFKEKLRIRSYSIPNKADEPVFIELKKKIGGIVNKRRATIPLTDAYSFISNRKKPHTENSLDNQVLDEIDYFLQTHHLEPKAFISYDRAAYVGKSNPDMRITFDFNLKSRQFDLSLEKGAYGDNLIPESTYLMEVKIPGTIPIWLAHAFSELGIFSSSFSKYGTAYKNERIRCLAKQRNHLPVPAATTKLPTKNTQLNAKNLCIS encoded by the coding sequence ATGGTAATCAAAACATTTAAACGCTATGAAAAAAAATATCAGCTGACTGTATCACAATACGAGCAGCTGCTTCCTATTCTATTAAAAGAAATGGAACCAGACCTTTATACTAAAGAAAATCAGTTTTATTCTATCTATAATATTTATTTTGATACCCCCCAGTATGATCTGATTCGCCATTCCCTAAGCAAGCCATATTTCAAAGAAAAACTGCGGATTCGCAGTTACTCGATCCCCAACAAAGCTGACGAGCCAGTTTTTATTGAACTCAAGAAAAAAATCGGTGGCATTGTCAATAAAAGACGAGCTACTATCCCGCTTACCGATGCTTATTCATTTATTTCGAATCGTAAAAAACCCCATACTGAAAACAGTTTGGATAATCAGGTCCTGGATGAAATTGACTATTTCCTTCAGACTCATCATTTAGAACCAAAAGCTTTTATCAGTTATGACCGGGCTGCCTATGTCGGAAAATCCAATCCTGATATGCGGATCACCTTTGATTTCAATCTTAAATCACGCCAGTTTGATCTCTCCCTTGAAAAAGGTGCCTACGGGGATAACCTGATTCCTGAATCAACTTATTTAATGGAAGTTAAAATACCAGGTACCATCCCAATATGGCTGGCTCATGCTTTTTCTGAATTAGGAATTTTTTCTTCCAGTTTTTCAAAATATGGTACTGCTTATAAAAACGAACGCATCCGTTGCCTTGCGAAACAGCGAAATCATTTACCGGTACCTGCAGCTACCACAAAATTACCCACCAAAAATACTCAACTGAATGCCAAAAATTTGTGCATCAGCTAA
- a CDS encoding TrpB-like pyridoxal phosphate-dependent enzyme, giving the protein MMKIPYKIYLSEDEMPKQWFNLRAQMKELPEPFVNPATGEYCTKEELLPVFCEELVDQELNVTDTYIDIPEEIQNYYRMYRPSPLVRAYNLEKELDTPAEIYFKYEGTNTSGSHKLNSAVAQAYYAKKQGLTCLTTETGAGQWGTALSMACAYFGLDLSVYMVKVSAEQKPHRKAVMETYGAKVIASPSNTTEAGRKILAETPDTNGSLGCAISEAIEVAVTTENCKYVLGSVLNHVGIHQSVIGMETKLACDKYDIKPDMIIGCAGGGSNLLGLIAPFMADKINGKNDIEFTAVEPSSCPSLTRGKYALDFGDTGRTTPLIRMYTLGSGFMPSPNHAGGLRYHGMSPIISKLYHDGYINAKSYAQKEVFDAAVAFTRVEGILPAPESSHAIKAAMDAALECKRTGEKKTIIFGLTGTGYFDMTAYMNYNAGNMTDHIPTDEELQIGFDSLPKID; this is encoded by the coding sequence CTGATGAAAATTCCCTACAAAATTTACTTAAGTGAAGATGAGATGCCCAAACAATGGTTCAACCTACGTGCCCAGATGAAAGAATTGCCTGAACCATTTGTGAACCCTGCAACTGGTGAATACTGCACAAAAGAAGAATTACTTCCAGTATTTTGTGAAGAGCTGGTCGATCAGGAGCTTAATGTAACCGATACCTATATCGATATCCCGGAAGAAATTCAGAACTATTACCGGATGTATCGTCCCTCCCCACTGGTCCGTGCCTATAATCTGGAAAAAGAACTGGATACTCCAGCTGAAATCTATTTTAAATATGAAGGTACCAATACCTCCGGTTCACATAAGCTAAATTCAGCAGTCGCGCAGGCTTACTATGCAAAAAAACAGGGATTAACCTGTCTAACCACAGAAACCGGTGCCGGTCAATGGGGGACCGCATTATCAATGGCTTGCGCTTATTTCGGACTGGACCTGTCAGTTTACATGGTTAAAGTTTCTGCTGAACAAAAACCTCACCGTAAAGCTGTCATGGAAACTTACGGCGCCAAAGTTATCGCCTCACCTTCTAATACGACTGAAGCCGGTCGTAAAATTCTGGCTGAAACCCCTGATACCAACGGCTCATTAGGGTGCGCCATTAGCGAAGCTATCGAAGTAGCCGTAACCACCGAAAACTGCAAGTATGTCCTGGGGAGTGTCTTGAACCATGTCGGTATTCATCAATCCGTCATCGGAATGGAAACCAAGCTGGCCTGTGACAAATACGACATCAAACCAGACATGATCATTGGCTGTGCCGGTGGTGGCTCCAATTTATTAGGTCTGATTGCGCCCTTTATGGCCGATAAAATCAATGGTAAAAACGACATCGAATTTACGGCGGTTGAACCCTCCTCCTGTCCATCACTGACCCGTGGAAAATACGCCCTTGATTTTGGCGATACCGGCCGAACCACTCCGCTCATCCGGATGTATACTTTGGGCAGTGGTTTTATGCCTTCACCAAATCACGCTGGTGGCCTAAGATACCATGGAATGAGTCCAATCATATCAAAACTCTATCATGATGGCTATATCAATGCTAAATCCTATGCTCAGAAAGAAGTTTTTGATGCGGCAGTTGCTTTCACCCGAGTTGAAGGAATCCTACCCGCGCCAGAATCCTCTCACGCCATCAAGGCAGCTATGGATGCGGCTCTGGAATGCAAGAGAACCGGCGAAAAGAAAACCATTATTTTCGGATTAACTGGAACCGGATATTTCGATATGACAGCTTATATGAATTACAATGCCGGGAATATGACCGACCACATTCCAACTGATGAAGAACTTCAAATCGGATTTGATTCACTCCCAAAAATCGATTAA
- a CDS encoding rhodanese-like domain-containing protein, whose product MFNFFSKDSVKRIGQDEAKKRLDSGEKIVLVDVREENEYVQGHIPGSINIPLSRIEQAEKVLKDKAAKIFVYCLSGGRSSRAGEYLSKVGYSDVTNIGGISTWPYEIERSKGRAAV is encoded by the coding sequence ATGTTTAATTTTTTTTCAAAGGATAGTGTAAAACGAATTGGTCAGGATGAGGCAAAAAAAAGGTTGGATTCTGGAGAAAAAATTGTTCTTGTTGATGTTAGAGAAGAAAATGAATATGTACAGGGGCATATTCCTGGCAGTATTAATATACCGCTAAGTCGAATTGAACAGGCAGAAAAAGTGTTGAAAGATAAGGCCGCAAAGATTTTTGTCTATTGTTTAAGTGGCGGGAGATCATCTCGTGCCGGAGAATACCTTTCAAAAGTTGGCTATTCAGATGTAACCAATATTGGCGGGATTTCAACCTGGCCATATGAAATTGAAAGAAGCAAGGGACGGGCAGCAGTATAA
- a CDS encoding response regulator transcription factor, producing MYKILITDDEEKIRALIKKYIRFEGHEAYEAANGMEAVEYCQKEQFDIILMDIMMPELDGFSAVKEIRKTQDIPVIMLSARGEEYDKIHGFELGIDDYVVKPFSPKELMMRIDAIMKRSTRNHQTDHEIFSKEGLSADFTARRVTINDLEVEMSPKEYDLLFFMIKNRNIALTRDKLITEVWGYDFYGDDRTLDTHIKLLRKSLGDYASLITTLRGVGYRFEG from the coding sequence ATGTATAAAATACTTATTACAGATGATGAAGAAAAAATAAGAGCCCTGATTAAAAAATATATCCGTTTTGAAGGCCACGAGGCTTACGAAGCTGCTAATGGAATGGAAGCAGTAGAATATTGTCAGAAAGAACAGTTTGATATTATTCTGATGGACATCATGATGCCAGAGCTTGACGGCTTTTCAGCAGTTAAAGAAATCAGAAAAACTCAGGATATCCCAGTCATTATGCTTTCCGCCCGTGGTGAAGAATATGATAAGATACATGGCTTCGAGCTGGGAATTGATGACTATGTGGTTAAACCCTTTTCTCCCAAAGAGCTGATGATGCGCATTGATGCGATCATGAAGCGGTCTACCAGGAATCATCAGACAGATCACGAAATATTTTCGAAGGAAGGACTGTCAGCCGATTTCACAGCCAGACGCGTAACCATTAATGATCTGGAAGTGGAAATGTCTCCAAAAGAATATGACCTTTTATTCTTTATGATTAAAAACAGAAATATTGCCTTAACCCGCGATAAACTGATCACTGAAGTCTGGGGATATGATTTTTATGGCGATGATAGAACCCTTGATACACATATCAAACTGCTGCGAAAAAGTCTTGGTGATTACGCCTCCCTGATTACTACCCTTCGCGGAGTGGGGTATCGCTTTGAAGGCTAA